The genomic interval TAACTTTCTAGCGATCGCGTTCTTTTAGCATTATGGGGTAAACTGTATCCCAAGTTACATTTTCTTAACTGTTCCCTGTTCCCGTGTTCCGGTGTTCCCTATAAACGATAAGTTTTGCGGCTATCAACTTAAGACGGGACAGTAGACAGAGTAAAAGTTTGAGCTATAGATGATTTTCTGGCTCTTCTAGGTTGAGGTAACTCACCAAGATGATGAACTAAAAACTCAAATAAATCAGGAAATTTCAAACAAAACAATCTTTCCGCTGCCGTAGTACCGTCAGACCGTCGAATTACATAGTTATGGATAACAGTAGCAACTTTTAATCTTTGGGAACTAAGTCCACGGCGATTGTGATGAATTTGAGAAAGATAACCATTACGTCCTTCAATGGGAGAAGAACAACGTTGGAACTTGCTAACCATCCAGAGTGCCCAATTCCACCAATCATTTTGACTTTCAGGCGTTAAATTAAGAGTTAGAGGATGGACTAGCCAAGTTTGACGAGCATTATGATAGGCTTTCTCATATTTTTCTCTAAGTTGAGAATTATCAGCACGCTGTGATTGTTGATACCAATAAGCAGTAGCCAATAATTGATGTTTGACCCAATCGATTCTTTCAGCAACCAAGGAACTTTCAGTTAAAGATAAATCAACCCAAGACCACCAAAGATCAACGATTGAAGTAAGCCAAAGAATTGAGAGAGCTTTTCACAACCAATTCCACCCTGAAGGGCAAAAACGAAAATACTGGCAAAAACAAGGTAGCGTAGCCATTTTTGTCCAGCTTCAGTTTCCCACAAACATGATTCAGGAAAACGATTACGATTAACTAAACGATGATAAAGTCGATGGACACTACTTTTGCACAGATTCATTTCTGCCGCCAAGCTCCGAAAAGAGTTTTGACCCACTTGATAACCCGCCTGGAAAATTAGCTGGCAACGTTGTGTTAAATTCATAATATTAACCTTAAAGCTTGTTCTCGAAAATTAATCGCGAACCAAATGCCAAAATTATTTTAGTTCCTTTTTTGGCAAATCACCATGTCCTCAACTATTTCTTCAGCCCGACAATTAGAATTAACTAATCGAGCCGATAGATTACAGGCTGCTATGTCTACCCTTGAACAACAAATAAAAGCCATTGAAGCCATTGGACCG from Gloeocapsa sp. PCC 73106 carries:
- a CDS encoding DUF6399 domain-containing protein, with amino-acid sequence MVAERIDWVKHQLLATAYWYQQSQRADNSQLREKYEKAYHNARQTWLVHPLTLNLTPESQNDWWNWALWMVSKFQRCSSPIEGRNGYLSQIHHNRRGLSSQRLKVATVIHNYVIRRSDGTTAAERLFCLKFPDLFEFLVHHLGELPQPRRARKSSIAQTFTLSTVPS